From Desulfovibrio sp., the proteins below share one genomic window:
- the pstA gene encoding phosphate ABC transporter permease PstA, which translates to MFFFLRGVAACNVLALMGVCGFLFYNGLPALNWEFISQSPRNMMTEGGILPCIIGTAILSLGSLLLAFPLGVASAIYLHEYAKRNAFARYVRLGVNNLAGVPSVVFGLFGLSFFVTFCGFGVSILSGILTLAVLTLPVIIGTAEEALRNVPDTYREASLALGATKWQTISRVVLPCALPGMLTGAILGVARAAGETAAIMFTAAVFYTPKSPDSIFSSVMALPYHMYVLATAGTEIAKTRPLQYGTGLVLLLLVLSMNLLAILLRDHLQRKR; encoded by the coding sequence ATGTTCTTCTTTCTGCGCGGCGTGGCCGCCTGCAACGTTTTGGCCCTGATGGGCGTATGCGGCTTTTTGTTCTACAACGGCCTGCCCGCGCTGAACTGGGAGTTCATCAGCCAGTCCCCCCGCAACATGATGACAGAGGGCGGCATACTGCCCTGCATCATAGGCACGGCCATTCTTTCGCTGGGTTCGCTGCTGCTGGCCTTTCCCCTGGGTGTGGCCTCGGCTATCTACCTGCACGAATACGCCAAACGCAACGCCTTTGCCCGCTACGTGCGCCTTGGGGTCAACAACCTTGCCGGCGTGCCTTCCGTGGTCTTCGGCCTTTTTGGCCTGTCCTTTTTTGTGACCTTTTGCGGCTTCGGGGTCAGCATACTCTCGGGCATACTGACGCTTGCCGTGCTGACACTGCCCGTCATCATCGGCACCGCTGAAGAAGCCCTGCGCAACGTGCCGGACACCTACCGCGAGGCCTCCCTGGCCCTTGGCGCAACCAAGTGGCAGACCATCAGCCGCGTGGTGCTGCCCTGCGCCCTGCCCGGCATGCTCACGGGAGCCATTTTGGGCGTGGCCCGCGCGGCGGGTGAAACCGCGGCCATCATGTTCACGGCAGCGGTTTTTTATACGCCCAAAAGCCCGGATTCCATTTTCAGCTCCGTCATGGCCCTGCCCTACCACATGTACGTGCTGGCCACAGCCGGAACTGAAATTGCCAAAACCCGGCCCCTGCAATACGGAACCGGCCTTGTGCTCCTGCTGCTGGTTTTGAGCATGAATCTGCTGGCCATCCTTTTGCGCGACCATCTGCAACGCAAACGCTAA
- a CDS encoding glycosyltransferase — translation MDYVTITDHDTIAGALEIAHLPQVFISEEISAFFPDDRCEIHVLAWNITEKQHEDIQRLRSNIYDLVPYLIQQNIPHACAHPLCPANDKLTIPHVEKLILLFSVFELNGARNDVQNEVLRSIVAGLTPEMTTRFEEKYNRASLVAQPWNKHFMAGSDDHSSCNIARSFTRITPVCDSGKGNTLPAAAQLLQAVMQGNTTVNTVPATPLCFAHNLYAIGYQFYKNSTDLAQDMHYSSALRFAENMLTGAPELKPMSVKTRMLTLAGFLLRFGRGRRTTEKSMQANLLEAAEQVIAQSPQLQHAASETNTIQALKDLPQREEMLTHFISEVTEKVQHICVDAVLEDILKGNFFNVFKLIGSIGSLYALLAPYGIGYSLFSKDRKFAENCLQHYGIHNRMRPQMAEETAIAYFTDTYCEVNGVAKSLQITLSLAAAHGKKLDMLTCMPKVANAFLNDPKLAPINFTPTGSFSMPEYPELSLHHPPALKIIQHCFDRGYTLLHSVTPGPMGLIALLAAKMLNLPIHATYHTSFPQYVYRLTDDPSLEETTWRYIFWYYNQMDAVFAPSEATRQDLIARGLQPQKIHVYPRGIDASVYSPAWQRDDFSKEQQIRFLYVGRLSKEKSLHLLMEAFRRVYPQVPNAVLTLVGDGPQFAELQKMARDLPVVFTGYLEGKALIQAYENADIFVFPSATDTYSRVVLEAQAAGLATIVSGVGGPKENIIPGKSGLVVEHENAEAYAQAMLSLACSPERMQAMKRAARAWAESRPLRSAFMAQWQLFEKLKSQSQVA, via the coding sequence ATGGATTATGTGACGATTACTGACCATGATACCATTGCGGGGGCGTTGGAAATAGCTCATTTGCCGCAGGTATTCATCAGCGAAGAAATTTCCGCATTTTTTCCTGATGACCGCTGCGAAATCCATGTACTTGCCTGGAATATCACTGAAAAACAGCACGAAGACATACAGCGCCTCAGAAGCAATATCTATGACCTCGTCCCTTACCTCATCCAGCAGAATATTCCACATGCCTGCGCCCATCCCTTGTGCCCTGCCAACGACAAACTGACCATACCGCACGTTGAAAAACTGATTCTGCTGTTTTCCGTATTCGAACTGAACGGGGCGCGCAATGATGTGCAGAATGAGGTTTTGCGCTCTATCGTGGCCGGGCTTACCCCGGAAATGACCACACGGTTTGAAGAAAAATACAATCGTGCATCTCTGGTCGCGCAGCCCTGGAACAAGCATTTCATGGCCGGGTCGGACGATCATTCCTCCTGCAACATAGCCAGAAGTTTTACACGCATTACCCCCGTGTGCGACAGCGGCAAGGGCAACACGCTTCCCGCTGCCGCACAGCTTTTGCAGGCCGTGATGCAGGGCAATACCACTGTGAATACGGTTCCGGCCACGCCGCTCTGCTTTGCCCACAATCTGTACGCCATCGGCTACCAGTTTTATAAAAACTCCACTGATCTGGCTCAGGACATGCACTACAGCAGCGCACTCCGATTTGCGGAAAACATGCTGACAGGCGCGCCGGAACTCAAGCCCATGTCTGTCAAAACGCGCATGCTGACCCTGGCCGGATTTCTGCTCCGCTTTGGACGGGGAAGGCGGACTACTGAAAAAAGTATGCAGGCAAATCTGCTTGAAGCGGCGGAGCAGGTGATTGCGCAGTCTCCGCAATTACAGCATGCCGCCAGTGAGACCAATACAATCCAGGCGCTCAAGGATTTGCCCCAGCGAGAAGAAATGCTGACCCATTTCATCTCGGAAGTAACAGAAAAGGTACAGCACATTTGTGTGGATGCGGTGCTTGAGGATATACTTAAAGGTAATTTTTTTAATGTGTTCAAACTGATCGGTTCCATAGGATCACTCTATGCCCTGCTTGCTCCCTACGGCATTGGCTACAGCCTGTTTTCCAAAGACAGAAAATTCGCTGAAAACTGCTTGCAGCACTACGGGATCCACAACCGCATGCGGCCCCAGATGGCTGAAGAAACAGCCATTGCCTATTTTACCGACACCTACTGCGAGGTGAACGGGGTCGCAAAATCCTTGCAGATAACACTTTCCCTTGCCGCAGCACACGGCAAAAAACTGGACATGCTCACGTGCATGCCCAAGGTCGCCAATGCATTTCTGAACGATCCCAAACTTGCCCCCATAAATTTCACGCCGACAGGCAGTTTTTCCATGCCCGAGTATCCGGAACTCTCACTGCACCACCCGCCAGCCTTAAAAATCATCCAACACTGCTTTGACCGTGGCTACACGCTTCTACACTCCGTAACGCCCGGCCCCATGGGCCTTATCGCCCTGCTGGCGGCCAAGATGCTGAACCTGCCCATCCACGCAACCTACCACACGTCCTTTCCGCAATACGTATACAGGCTGACGGATGACCCCTCGCTGGAGGAAACGACATGGCGCTACATATTCTGGTACTATAACCAGATGGATGCCGTATTTGCTCCTTCAGAGGCAACCCGGCAGGATCTCATAGCACGCGGGCTGCAGCCGCAAAAAATCCACGTCTACCCGCGGGGCATTGATGCCTCAGTTTATTCCCCTGCGTGGCAAAGGGATGATTTTTCCAAAGAACAGCAGATCAGATTTCTTTATGTCGGCAGATTGTCCAAAGAAAAAAGCCTCCATCTGCTGATGGAGGCCTTCCGGCGAGTTTATCCGCAAGTGCCCAATGCTGTGCTGACTCTGGTTGGTGATGGGCCACAGTTTGCGGAATTGCAAAAAATGGCCAGGGATCTGCCTGTGGTATTTACAGGCTACCTTGAAGGGAAAGCGCTTATTCAGGCATATGAAAATGCGGATATTTTTGTTTTTCCTTCTGCCACAGACACATACAGCAGGGTTGTGCTGGAAGCGCAGGCCGCCGGGCTTGCCACCATCGTGAGCGGGGTCGGCGGCCCCAAGGAAAATATCATTCCCGGCAAGAGCGGACTTGTGGTCGAGCACGAAAATGCAGAGGCCTATGCCCAGGCAATGCTCTCGCTGGCCTGCTCCCCGGAACGCATGCAGGCCATGAAGCGCGCTGCCCGTGCCTGGGCAGAGTCTCGCCCCCTGCGAAGCGCCTTCATGGCTCAATGGCAGCTCTTTGAAAAATTGAAATCACAGTCGCAGGTGGCATAG
- a CDS encoding outer membrane homotrimeric porin — protein MKRICTLLLAAGLLFGAATGASAIDFNAKGQWLMGFGVGNASPMDTYRANGVKTKGNTEDDFQAAQRLRLQLDAVASESLSGTVYFEIGTTQWGKSSSGGALGADANNAIKLKRAYIDWAVPQSDAKVRMGIQGVALPNVAGGSAIMDTDVAGITVNYKFNDNVGLTALWARPLNDNYVDNNKTTQNNYLDNMDLFSLMVPLTFDGVKVTPWAMYGMVGKNALNRQWDTKSSAYDSVGTSDGNLPYSLRPYPGIGATNFKIGKTGNDYGTAFWAGLPVAITLWDPLNIELDINYGYMQGMGRFDALKSDGTTKRSSTERQGWLAKALVEYKLDWGVPGIFGWYASGDDGNPKNGSQRMPSIAASGNFTSFIGDGNMGWIRQDYSLTYDGTWGIGAQVRDISFVEDLKHTLRVAYWGGTNSTGMVKYMNNAHAWADGWGNNTGPYLTTNDGMVEFNLVNSYKIYENLEMNLELDYVINCMDNSTWKKANDGNAGSFSKQDMWKAQVVFAYSF, from the coding sequence ATGAAACGCATCTGTACACTTCTTTTGGCTGCCGGCCTGCTGTTTGGCGCGGCCACTGGCGCCAGCGCCATTGATTTTAATGCTAAGGGCCAGTGGCTCATGGGCTTCGGCGTAGGCAACGCGAGCCCCATGGACACGTATCGTGCAAACGGAGTGAAGACCAAGGGCAACACTGAAGACGACTTCCAGGCCGCTCAGCGCCTTCGTCTGCAGTTGGATGCCGTGGCTTCCGAATCCCTGTCCGGCACTGTATACTTCGAAATCGGTACCACCCAGTGGGGCAAAAGCTCTTCCGGTGGCGCTCTTGGCGCTGACGCCAACAACGCCATCAAGCTGAAGCGCGCCTACATTGACTGGGCCGTGCCGCAGAGTGACGCCAAGGTGCGCATGGGCATCCAGGGCGTGGCCCTGCCCAACGTGGCCGGCGGCTCCGCCATCATGGATACCGACGTGGCTGGCATCACCGTCAACTACAAGTTCAACGACAACGTCGGCCTGACCGCTCTGTGGGCCCGTCCGCTGAACGACAACTATGTTGACAACAACAAGACCACGCAGAATAACTATCTGGACAACATGGATCTGTTCAGCCTGATGGTGCCCCTGACCTTTGACGGCGTGAAAGTGACCCCCTGGGCCATGTACGGCATGGTGGGCAAAAATGCCCTGAATCGCCAGTGGGACACCAAGAGCAGCGCGTATGACAGCGTGGGCACCAGCGATGGTAACCTGCCTTACTCCCTGCGTCCTTACCCCGGCATTGGTGCGACCAACTTCAAGATCGGCAAGACCGGCAACGACTACGGCACCGCTTTCTGGGCTGGCCTGCCTGTTGCCATCACCCTGTGGGATCCGCTGAACATCGAACTGGACATCAACTACGGTTACATGCAGGGCATGGGCCGCTTTGATGCACTCAAGAGCGACGGCACCACGAAGCGTTCCAGCACCGAGCGTCAGGGCTGGCTTGCCAAGGCCCTGGTGGAATACAAGCTTGACTGGGGCGTACCCGGCATCTTCGGCTGGTATGCTTCCGGCGACGACGGCAACCCGAAGAACGGTTCGCAGCGCATGCCTTCCATTGCTGCTTCCGGCAACTTCACCTCCTTCATCGGTGACGGCAACATGGGCTGGATCCGTCAGGACTACTCCCTGACCTATGACGGCACCTGGGGCATTGGCGCCCAGGTTCGTGACATCAGCTTCGTTGAAGACCTGAAGCACACCCTCCGCGTGGCTTACTGGGGCGGCACCAACAGCACCGGTATGGTCAAGTACATGAACAATGCTCACGCCTGGGCCGATGGCTGGGGCAACAACACCGGTCCTTACCTGACCACCAACGATGGTATGGTGGAATTCAACCTGGTGAACAGCTACAAGATTTACGAAAACCTCGAAATGAATCTTGAACTGGACTACGTTATCAACTGCATGGATAACAGCACCTGGAAGAAGGCCAACGACGGCAACGCCGGCAGCTTCAGCAAGCAGGATATGTGGAAGGCCCAGGTGGTCTTCGCGTACAGCTTCTAA